Within Candidatus Poribacteria bacterium, the genomic segment GCGCTTCGATGCGAACCGGGATTCGCCGCTCGTCCGCCGTGATCCACACGGAGAAGCCGTCGGATGCCTGGAGGCGGAGGGTCTTGACGCGACCCAGCGGCGCAGGAGCGGTGTAGTACTCGTAGCGGAGCACGTCGACGGCGACGTCGAAGAGACGGGTTCCGGTGAAGAACGTGTACTCGTACCGCACGCCGGGTACAAGGTCCTTCGTGCGCAGGTAGTAGACCATCGAGAGCTCATCGAGCACGCCTTGCGGCATCTTGCGGTCGCGTTGTTCCCGCTTCCCATCTCGCCAGACGGTCGCTGTGTTGAGATCGCGGTCGAAAGCGACGGAGAAGTCGCCGCGATAGGAGCGGTCCTCGATCAGCTTCTCGTATCGCGTCGGCAGCATCGTTGCCGCCGAAATGTAGCTGACCTTCCGATCCTTGAAGTGGTAGACCTTGTCGAGGAGCGGCGAAGGAGCCGCATCCGAGACGAGGCGCAGCACGCGCTCGCCCCCGACGCTCGGCTGGGCTGTCACGTCGAGGCTCTGTGTGCCAGCGGAGAGCCTGCCGAGCTTCACGTCGTAGACCAGGCTCTCTCCCGCTCGCACCGGCATCGGCTCTAAGAACGGAGCGGCGTCGAGGGGATGCGCATCTGCTCCGAGCGCCGAGAGAGCGAGCCAAGTGCAGAGGATCGTGAGGTATCTGTTGGCAATGGTGCGACGCATGTCTGAACCCAGCGGGGTGTGGAGCGCCGCCGATGATCGACGGCGCTCGCTCCTTGCGGTTAGCGCTTCGCCGGACGACCGCGAGTGACCGATGCCGGCGCGATACCAGGAGCCAAGTCCGTGTTGTCTCGCTGGAGCTGGTATGCCCAATCGAACGTCAAAGCCTCTTCCGAGACGCGGCGCACGCGGATCTTGGCGTAGTGTCCGTCAGGCGTGTAGAACGCGTAGGCATGTCCTTCGAGCATCTCGGTGGCAATCGTCGTATAGCCGCGCACGGGCGCGACGTCGACGTCGGTCATGTCCTCGCGATACCCGAGGTCTTGCATGAACAGGTCGTCGTGATCGGAGTAGAGGTAGGCGATGTTGACCTCGGTGTCGAAGCCGAAGAAGACGTCGAGATCGCGGTCCAGGAGGTCATCGCCGTTGCGGTCCCAATGGGTCGCCCCGCTGTTGGCGCGGCTGAAGGAGAACCCGGATCGTGACGGATTCAGCCTGAAGTTCGAGAGCGTCACGCTGAAGCCCTCCGGTCTCGGCGTGTCCTCGACCGTCTCCGGGCTGAACGCGCTCGAGTGCCCGCTCCGGTCGAACGCGAGGACGGCGTAGAAGTACGTCGTGCCGTTCCGAACGTCGCGATCGACATACTCCGTGACATGGGAATCGACCGTGGCGATCCGGCGATAGTCCTCACGGGCATCGCGGCTGCGCCAGACTTCGTAGCCGTCGAGGTCCTTTTCGCCGTTGGCGTACCAGCGGATGATGACCTCGTTGTCGCCGCTGACGGAGTAGACGCCTCGCGGAGCGGCAGGGGCTTCGTCGTCTCCCTCGTCGGTGACATCGACGAAGCACCCGGTTCCCACGAAGCCGATGAGGATCGTCAGACCCAGCGCGATCCATCCCGACACGACGCCTTGACGCCAGCCCGTATGCATACGGTGCGTATTGGCTTCCATAGCGTTCCTAGTCCTATTCTGGGATCAGTCCCGGTCTGGCGGACACAGGACGCGACCTAGGGCAGCGGCACGTTCACGATCCCTAGCGTCTGCGCTGCCCACAGGATGGCGAGTCCGGAAAACAGCGGTATCGTCAGATTGTCGTTGATCCGCAGGGGCAGCAGCTCTGCGAGCGTCGCGGCGATGGCTCCCGACAGCGCCAACCGGACGCCGATGCTCCAATCGGGCTTCACCTGCCAGAACAGCAGCAGTCCCAGCCCGAAGCAGGCGATGAAGCACGCCAAGCTGCCCTCAAGGCTCTTCCGAGCGAAGAGGCGAATCTTGCCAATCGCGGTCCCGACAAGCGCCGCAGCGAAGTCCCCGAAGATGAGGAACAGCATCGCGGCGATGGCGATTGACGGACTGAACAACGCAACCGCGAGAAACGATCCGAGCAAGTAGTAGCCTGCGCCGGTCACGCCACGGAACTCGTCGGCGCGGAGCATCCAACCGAACGTCTGCGCGAAGAGGCGATTCAGCTTCGGATCAGCCAGCCGTACCCATTCGAGCGCGAAGTAGACGACCGTCATCGCGCCGAGGATGGCTGCCGCAACGGGACGCGAGACCCAGTGCGCGTCCGTTCCCGGGATTCGGAGCTTGAGACCGAGGTAGTAGAGCAACGGGATCACCAGCCCGGATGCGTGTAATCCCTTGCGTCGGAGCTCTCGGATCAAGCGTCGAACGCGCTGCATATCGCCCTTCGATTCCTTGTCGATTCAGCGCGGCGGAGATGCGCGAATCTGCCTCAAGAACGCCCGCGCAAAGTCAGGCGTTGACGCCGCTGCCGTCGCGCAGTGCCTCGATGAGGGCGTTCGCCGCCGCCTCTGCGAACGCATCGTCGTTGATGTGGGCGTCCATTTCGATAACTCGGACGCGGGATCCGGCTGCTGTCCGCAGATGAGCCAGCAAAGCCGCGTCCGCGTCGGCGTCGTGGAACGGTTTGCCTTCGGCATCGATGGCGGAGACGCCCCGCGCCGGATGGAGATACGTCACGCAGCCTGTCGCTGTGTTCAGCTTCCTGCCGATCAGGTCGCCCAGGGCGGCGTTCTCTTCGGCGGTCGTTCGCATCAGCGTCACGTTCGGGTTGTGCTGGTAGAACCGGCGTCCCGCGAACCGACTGGGAACCGTGTCCGGGCTGCCGAAGTTCACCATGTCGAGCGCCCCGGGCGCGACCACCTGCGGGATGCCTAGCTTCCCCGCGACTTCGAGTCGCTCAGGACCAGCGGAGAGCGACCCGCCGACCAACTCGTCGGCGAGCTCCGTCGTCGTGATGTCGAGCACGCCACGGATGAAGCCGCCCCGGATCAGGTCCTCCATCGCTCTACCGCCGGTTCCCGTCGCGTGGAACACGAGCACTTCGTAGCCCGCCGCTTCGAGCACGGCGCGAGCCTTCGTGACACAGGGCGTCGTCACGCCGAACATCGTCGCCGCCAGTAGCGGGCGGTCGCCGGCGCTCTCGGTTCGGGGTGTCTGCACCATCCCGGCAATCGCCGCCGCCGCGTTCTCGAAGACTCGCCGCGAAACGCTGTTGACGCCGGAGATGTCCACGACGGAGTACATCACGGCGACGTCCTTGGAGCCGATGTAGGGTCCCATGTTCCCCGACGCGATGGTGGAGACCATCAGCTTCGGGACGCCGACCGGCAGCGCGCGCATCGCGGACGTGCCGATGGTCGTTCCGGCGGAACCGCCGAGCGACACGACCCCATGAATCGCGCCCTCCGCGTGGAGACGTTCCGCGACGACCGCGACGCCAGCCGCCATCGCCGTGACGCTCTTGCCGCGATCCGCCTCGGCGCGTAGCGCGGAGAGCGACGTGCCCGCAGCCTCAGCGACGGTTCCGGCGCTGACAGCAGGTTCGAACAGTGGGTCGCCGACGATCCCGACGTTGATGACGCAGGTCGCGACGCCCAGAGCCTCGGCGCGCTCCTTCAGGAACTGGAGCTCGGGGCCCTTCGTGTCGAGCGTGCCGACGATGGCGACGACAGGACGATCCATCTTGGCTTCCTCCGCCGATGGAACGAGGATCAGCGCTTCGGCCCGATGCCCTCGAGACGGTCGACGAGATCGGACGTATGGACGACGTCGCGGATGTCGCTGATGGGAGTCTTGCCCTCGCGGACGCACTCGACGAAATGCTCGTGCATGGTCAGGACGCCCTCGTAGCGGTCGCCGTCGTTCGGTTCTCCGCCGCCCAAGGTCGCGCCCGACACGACGCGCGGCGGCTGGTTATCCGCCAATATCTCGATCTGCTCGGGAATGCGCATGTAGCACCCGACGCCGTAGCCGTGGAGCTCCGACCGCAACACGCGCCCGCCCGAAGATCGGTTCCCCAGAACGATCCCCGTGCAGTTGTTGGCGAACCGGATCATGCCCGTGTAGCAGTTCCGCCAGTCGGCGTTATGGCAGTCCTGATACGCCGTCACTTCGGTGACCTCGCTCTGCGCCATGTAGCGGACGAGATCGACGACGTGGCAGACGTCGTTCCAGAGGGTCGTCGTCTCGCCGTCGCTACGGCTGATGAGCTTGTGGAACTCCCCGACGGCGAGCGTCGCGGGTCCGCGTTCTGCGACCAGACGCATCGCCTCGCGCGTGACCGCCGAATAGCGGCGCTGGTAGCCGACCATGCAGTAGACGCCGTTCGCCTCGGCCGCTTCCTTCATCGCCCAGGTCTCGTCGCTCGTCTTCCCCGGGGGCTTCTCGATGAAGATGTGCTTGCCGGCGTTCAGGCAATCGAGCGCTGGCTGGATGAGCCACCGCTCGTTCATGACGCAGTAGACGATGTCGAGCTCGACCTCGTCGAGCAGCTTCCGGTGATCCGTGAACTGGCGCGGAATGCCGTAGCGCTCGACGACACTCTTCATGCGCGCTTCATCGAGCTCGCAGACCGCCTCGACCTTCACATCCGGCAGGCGGTGCACGTTCGGGTAGTGCGCTCCCTGAGATCGTCCTCCGGCTCCGATGAATGCTGCCTTGAGCATGTCAGTCTCCTCCACGTCTGTTCGTCGCCCTGTTCGACCGCACGGGCGACCCGACGGGTCGCCCCTAGCGATTGGTCAACCTAGTCATCGTCGTCGCTGCCGTCCAGCGCCAGACCGAGCGCCTTCAGACCCGTCCCATGGGCTCCGGCAAAGTGCGCCGGATACGGTTCGTCTCCCTTGACGGAATGCCACAGGATGCGGTTCAGCGTGTTCTCGTCGGCGCGGTCGAACTCGTCGAAGCGTTCCTGCAAGCTGCGTTCCGCCCAATACTTGGCAGGACCTCGCAACGACCCGGTCGCTGGATTCATCTCATCCAACGGAACCGTGTTCGGACGCACGCGGTACGGGGCGAGATCGGGCTCCGACGTGAAGCACGCCGACATCACCGGCGACAGCGCGTCCATCTGGTTCAGCGGCGGGATGCCGAGAATGCGCGCCATCGTGTGGAGAACCGATGTCTGGTTGTAGAACTCGCTGACGACGGCTCCCCGCCGCGTGTAGGGACTGACCACGAGACCGATGGATCGGTGCCCATCGACATGGTCGAACCCCGCCTGCGGATCGTCCTCGACGACGAAGATGCAGGTCGTTGCCCAGAACCGGCTCTTCGATACCCCCTCCACGATCCGTCCCAGCGCGAGATCATTGTCCGCGACCTGGGCGCGTGGCGTTGGCGCTCCGGGAGACGTCCCTGTCGTGTGATCGCTTGGGAGGTAGACGATGGTCATCGACGGGAGGTCGCCGGATGCCTCGAACCCCTTCAGTTCCCTCAGGAACACGTCGGCGCGTAGCACGTCGGGGATTCTCATGTTCCAGCCGGGGTAGTCGCGGCTGCTGTACTTGCGCAGCCGGTCGATCCCGATGTTCTGGTCGAACCGGATCGCGCCCTTGCCGCTCACGTAGTCGGCGTAGATATCGGCGAAGCTGGCGTCTCTTGGCACAGGCTCGGAGTAGTCCATCTCGCCGTAGTTGCGGAACGACAGACCGTGCATCAGCACGCTGTCCCAGATGAACCCGGTGGACGAGTAGGTGAGTGGATCGTCGCCGAACGTGTAGCTGCGCGTGAAGCCGCCGAACGACTTCTCCAGGTGATCGGTCACGTTACCTTCCGTTGCCCACGAGTGCCCGTCGGCGGAGTTGACGCCGTTGCAGTAGAAGTTGTCCAGCAGGACGAACTCCTCGGCGAGGGCGTGGTGGTTCGGGGTGACCTCCCTGCCGAAGATGCAGAGCGACGGGTCGCCGTTTCCCTGAGGCAAGTCACCGAACACCTGGTCGTACGTCCGGTTCTCCTTGATGACGTAGATGACGTGCTCAAAGACGGACGGCTCGCCGACGCGCTCCGGCACGGGAACCGGCGGAACCTCGGAGTTGCTGCGCTCCCACGCGCGTAGTATCTGCGGAACGCGCGAGTCTGCCTTGACCTGTGCGGTGTACGTCGCGAGTTCGTCAGTAGAGGGCAATGACACGCGACTCACGGTCCCTAAGTGCCAGTAGACGCTCCAGCCCGAGCCCTCCTGCTTGCGGCTCCGGGAACCAAGCCCCTTCACGTTGGCGATGAAGAGCTCGTCGCCGTCGATGGCGACCGCGCCGGGATACCACGCGGTTGGGATGAAGCCCCGCACGGCGCTGGGGCTTCCGAGCTCGATGACGGCGACGGCGTTGTTCCCGGCGTTCGCGGTGTAGAGAACGGTTCCGTCGGCGCTCAAAGCGAGCGCGTTCGTCGCGCTGCCGAACGGCAGCGAGGGGTCGGGCCGTATCGAGATGGTCTCGACCACCGTCCGCGCGGCCGTGTCGATGACGCTCACCGTGTCCGAGTTGGCGTTGGCGACGTAGAGCCGGGAGCCATCCGGTGACAAGACGATGTCCGAGGGATGCAAGCCTGTCGCGATCTGAGCGATCTCTGCGCCGCTGGCTAGGTCGATGACAGAGAGCGTGCCGCTGGACGCGACGCCGCGCTCATCGACGAGCGTCGGGGAACCAGCCGAGGGAGCCGTTCTCTCGCCTTCGGCAGGTCTGCGTCCGCCCCAGTTGGAGACGTACGCCGTCGAGCCGTCCGGCGACAGGACGACATCGAACGGCGCGATCCCGACGGGTATCTCGCGGACGAGCGATCCAGAGGAGAGATCGACGACGCCCAGCGAGTTGTTCCGGGACAGGCAGATGTACGCGGTCTGCTCGTCTGACGACAGCGCAATGCCGCACGGATGGGAGCTCCCACCGTCGGAGCCCGGCAAACGGATCTTCCGCGCCCACTGCATGTCGCCGCCATCGAAGGGCACGGCTTCGTAGAGCATGTCCTGCGCCGTCGTCAGGAAAACGCGGCTTCCGTCGCGGCTCACGGCGATGCCGTGCATCGACCCGCCGCCGGACTCGAACGCGAGCTCCTGCCAAACGCTCCAGTCGTGCAGGTCGATCTGGACGAGTCCCCGGTTGTCCTTGGCCCACACTTTGGAGCCCCGCCGATCCACGACGAGGTCAACGGGTCTGCCGCCGAACTCGACGGACCTCCCAGCCGGACGGATGATCTGGCTCGTCGCGACGACGTGGGACCCGTCCTCGCGTTGCCCGACGACGAGCTCCGGGTCGTCGGCTCTCACGACAAGCGCCAAGAACAGCCAGAGGAACGCCAGATGGCGCATGCGCCTATATCCTTCCGCCCGCCCAGAGGACGCCGTTCGCCAGCAATCGGAGGAAGTCCGGCGCGTCGCTGAAGTCCTTCTGGTGACCCAGCGACGTGTAGAAGACGCGTCCGCCGTTGTGGAAGCGCGTCCAGGCGACCGGCTCCACGTGCTCCGGCGTCGAGCCGTTGAGCAGTAGCACCGTGCCGGGAGCCAGCGGCGTGTTCTTGTAGAGGCTCCCGTGGCTGTCGAACGCCGACACGCCTTCGAGGATCGGGTGATCTGCTGCGCGTTCGACGCGGCAGACGGAACCCGTGCCGTAGTGGCCCTGATAGTTGCCTCCCAGCACCTGTCTGTCGAAGACGAGCCAGTTCTGGAACGCATGGCTCGCCGTACGCACGCCGACGATGGGCCGTCCGGCGTCGCAGTAGGCGATGAACCGGTCGAGCTGGGCACCTGCCGTGTTCAGCCGCCTCGTAAAGACGAGGAGCACGTCGCAGTCGTCGATGGGGGAGAGGTCGCGGTCGTCGTCCTCGTTGGCGTAGACGATGACGTTCGTATCGATGGGGAACCGGCCGTCGATGTGCTCTGCGAAGAGCTGGAGCGATTGTTGCGCGTCGTACTCGAACGAGCCGGAGATCATGCAGAGCTTGAGGTTCGGCATGGGCATCCTACGGGCTGCGCGTCACGCGCCGACGCGCTCACTTGCGCGTGGAACCGCTTGCGGTGCGACGCAGGATACAACGATTCCGCGACTGCGTCACGTTGGCGTGCGACCGTGCCAGGCATCGGCTACACTGTCGCGTGATCGGAGCCCGCTCGTGCGCGACTTCGTCCCGAGCCTGATCGTCCTCGCTGTCGGCTTGGTCTCCCTGTGGCT encodes:
- a CDS encoding DUF3108 domain-containing protein → MRRTIANRYLTILCTWLALSALGADAHPLDAAPFLEPMPVRAGESLVYDVKLGRLSAGTQSLDVTAQPSVGGERVLRLVSDAAPSPLLDKVYHFKDRKVSYISAATMLPTRYEKLIEDRSYRGDFSVAFDRDLNTATVWRDGKREQRDRKMPQGVLDELSMVYYLRTKDLVPGVRYEYTFFTGTRLFDVAVDVLRYEYYTAPAPLGRVKTLRLQASDGFSVWITADERRIPVRIEAPIRVFGKLVATLRGWSGIPGISSRIRP
- a CDS encoding fibronectin type III domain-containing protein — protein: MEANTHRMHTGWRQGVVSGWIALGLTILIGFVGTGCFVDVTDEGDDEAPAAPRGVYSVSGDNEVIIRWYANGEKDLDGYEVWRSRDAREDYRRIATVDSHVTEYVDRDVRNGTTYFYAVLAFDRSGHSSAFSPETVEDTPRPEGFSVTLSNFRLNPSRSGFSFSRANSGATHWDRNGDDLLDRDLDVFFGFDTEVNIAYLYSDHDDLFMQDLGYREDMTDVDVAPVRGYTTIATEMLEGHAYAFYTPDGHYAKIRVRRVSEEALTFDWAYQLQRDNTDLAPGIAPASVTRGRPAKR
- a CDS encoding UPF0261 family protein, yielding MDRPVVAIVGTLDTKGPELQFLKERAEALGVATCVINVGIVGDPLFEPAVSAGTVAEAAGTSLSALRAEADRGKSVTAMAAGVAVVAERLHAEGAIHGVVSLGGSAGTTIGTSAMRALPVGVPKLMVSTIASGNMGPYIGSKDVAVMYSVVDISGVNSVSRRVFENAAAAIAGMVQTPRTESAGDRPLLAATMFGVTTPCVTKARAVLEAAGYEVLVFHATGTGGRAMEDLIRGGFIRGVLDITTTELADELVGGSLSAGPERLEVAGKLGIPQVVAPGALDMVNFGSPDTVPSRFAGRRFYQHNPNVTLMRTTAEENAALGDLIGRKLNTATGCVTYLHPARGVSAIDAEGKPFHDADADAALLAHLRTAAGSRVRVIEMDAHINDDAFAEAAANALIEALRDGSGVNA
- a CDS encoding Gfo/Idh/MocA family oxidoreductase — protein: MLKAAFIGAGGRSQGAHYPNVHRLPDVKVEAVCELDEARMKSVVERYGIPRQFTDHRKLLDEVELDIVYCVMNERWLIQPALDCLNAGKHIFIEKPPGKTSDETWAMKEAAEANGVYCMVGYQRRYSAVTREAMRLVAERGPATLAVGEFHKLISRSDGETTTLWNDVCHVVDLVRYMAQSEVTEVTAYQDCHNADWRNCYTGMIRFANNCTGIVLGNRSSGGRVLRSELHGYGVGCYMRIPEQIEILADNQPPRVVSGATLGGGEPNDGDRYEGVLTMHEHFVECVREGKTPISDIRDVVHTSDLVDRLEGIGPKR
- a CDS encoding bifunctional YncE family protein/alkaline phosphatase family protein encodes the protein MRHLAFLWLFLALVVRADDPELVVGQREDGSHVVATSQIIRPAGRSVEFGGRPVDLVVDRRGSKVWAKDNRGLVQIDLHDWSVWQELAFESGGGSMHGIAVSRDGSRVFLTTAQDMLYEAVPFDGGDMQWARKIRLPGSDGGSSHPCGIALSSDEQTAYICLSRNNSLGVVDLSSGSLVREIPVGIAPFDVVLSPDGSTAYVSNWGGRRPAEGERTAPSAGSPTLVDERGVASSGTLSVIDLASGAEIAQIATGLHPSDIVLSPDGSRLYVANANSDTVSVIDTAARTVVETISIRPDPSLPFGSATNALALSADGTVLYTANAGNNAVAVIELGSPSAVRGFIPTAWYPGAVAIDGDELFIANVKGLGSRSRKQEGSGWSVYWHLGTVSRVSLPSTDELATYTAQVKADSRVPQILRAWERSNSEVPPVPVPERVGEPSVFEHVIYVIKENRTYDQVFGDLPQGNGDPSLCIFGREVTPNHHALAEEFVLLDNFYCNGVNSADGHSWATEGNVTDHLEKSFGGFTRSYTFGDDPLTYSSTGFIWDSVLMHGLSFRNYGEMDYSEPVPRDASFADIYADYVSGKGAIRFDQNIGIDRLRKYSSRDYPGWNMRIPDVLRADVFLRELKGFEASGDLPSMTIVYLPSDHTTGTSPGAPTPRAQVADNDLALGRIVEGVSKSRFWATTCIFVVEDDPQAGFDHVDGHRSIGLVVSPYTRRGAVVSEFYNQTSVLHTMARILGIPPLNQMDALSPVMSACFTSEPDLAPYRVRPNTVPLDEMNPATGSLRGPAKYWAERSLQERFDEFDRADENTLNRILWHSVKGDEPYPAHFAGAHGTGLKALGLALDGSDDDD
- a CDS encoding ThuA domain-containing protein; amino-acid sequence: MPMPNLKLCMISGSFEYDAQQSLQLFAEHIDGRFPIDTNVIVYANEDDDRDLSPIDDCDVLLVFTRRLNTAGAQLDRFIAYCDAGRPIVGVRTASHAFQNWLVFDRQVLGGNYQGHYGTGSVCRVERAADHPILEGVSAFDSHGSLYKNTPLAPGTVLLLNGSTPEHVEPVAWTRFHNGGRVFYTSLGHQKDFSDAPDFLRLLANGVLWAGGRI